The Octopus sinensis unplaced genomic scaffold, ASM634580v1 Contig13644, whole genome shotgun sequence nucleotide sequence gaagattTAGAATATGCTACTGCAGGAAACTTGAAATTCAACTAATAGTGAGCTGTTAAGAGCTTTTTCATGTAGCTCTAAGAGGGTTTGCCCTAAGCTATGATAGCCATTTTTGAGTTCTTTTTTGTTGGAAACAATATATGCTGGCGTTTTTTTCTATTCCTATGATGAGGTcgcaaaacattttgaaaaaaagtgAGGTGCGAGCGAAGGAAggaaatgttatttttgtttttgacaaGAGACATCCTTATTGTATTGGTTTCGGTCGtttagaataaaaatattatttaaaaaataacaaaatttgatTGGACATAAATTGATTTTATGGCGGTAGACTTCAAATTAAATCATAACAATATGAGCAAGAGGTGGAATATAGATGACTTATATACAAGGATAAATAGGACTCTACTTGTGGAGTCATTTTGATAATCTTTTTAAAGTAGTTTCTAAAATTTGAAGTGCGGCAGGAGTATCTGATCAACAAAGATAAgtctatttttaataaaaataagggGGCTAATCCTAGTTGATGAAAAAGTAGTCAATAATTTGTTAAGTGCCGGTCAATTATTAAAATAGTCATCAAGTAACATGTCTGATCCACcatttgaatataaatttaaagcTTATCAATTAAATTGCTAGACACAACAAATTATTGCagccaatattaataataaacacaaaaatcGAACATTTAAAATAGAAAACGTTACATTTACTGCAATGAATTAGCCTTCAAAAGTGCCTTTTTATCACACTTGAGTACAGACATCCGATTACGTAGTGGGAGTTCAGTATTTTTATTACACAAACTGCATTTTATCGTCCATCCAGTCTTGGAGAGTTGTTTGATAATACATCGGTGGCACATTGTATGTTGACATTTTGTGAGAATTTCTGGTATTCTTTTGCATTCGTCGTAAATACGGCTACAtgagctacaaattccattgtttTCTTGTTCAATAATAACCCCGTCCGACTCTTCTGAGATTTTTTCTTCTATTATCTCttctaaaactttttttttctttttcttcggaATGTCTAGTCCAAACCCATTAAATGGATCGAACACCCGATCATCTTTACGTGGTTCAAGTTCACTATAATCTATATCAGAATTCTAACTATCGAGGCACAAAGGTTTCATCATAAGTATTTCTGGGTTCCTCCTTTATCGGAAAGCCAAAATGAAGTGACCAATCCATTACGATTCCGCGGAAAAGTCTCAATTATAGTAAATCCTGGCGCACGGTGTATTTATAGTATACGCTTGATTGTTTTGAATTGGCGGGCGCCCTGTTATTTGAAACACAATTTAATTGTAAGTAGTTTGTTTAATAAATTACTCAgtgttttatttgattatttaatcaatttttgtaacacaatttttatatAGATGCTATTTATTTAGTTAGATTTAGTCATatgaaattcttttttagccaaagagatcaaaatttaaaaaatattaaaggagaaataaattatgtataaaacaatttttattttaaaaatatttttagtccCATATAAGTTGTAAAATGATTGAAATTCAAAGAGGTTATTCTATTTTTACTAATAATTGAAAATGTTCGATAACATTACTAAGTAGTTTCTTATTGGAACTTTGTACTTGTCTGGATTACAAATAGTGATAATTaggaatttaaaataataatcattaaaaatcatttaaaaattaaatattttagaacCCACTTTGGAGAGAAGAGAAACATTTGGGCTTTTTCAGAAAATCACAGTGACGATCCCCAACACGGCGGATTCTTTCCGGCCAGATTCGCCAATTTCGGGGATTGGCAAAATCTGGCGAATTTGAAAGAATTCTCgattttttaatcaattaaaaatttaaattaagccaaaaaaaattaattaaaaccaaaataatcagTAAGTTTTGCCTTGTTTCTTTTTCGAGTTTGGATCATTGAAGATCCAATGTTTTCAATATATTCAAGACTGATCTTATTTTTGATTAATTCAATGAAATCTGATACTAAATTAGGGTAAAAATTTGGAGTTGCAGATTCTCCATGCATATTACGTAACTTCAAAccattcctttttttaaaattaactagCCACCCTTTGCTTCCTTTGAATTCAGTAATCCCGAGATTCAATGCAAAGGCTTTTGCTTTCTCAGTAATAATCCTAGACATTTTAGTTTTGCTTGTGCAGGAcaacacactttatttttttaaagaaagaacagTTATTACTAAGGCCTCGCCTGGGACGCAACCTGCTGCGACACCTTTCTGCTTCTCACTTAACTTCGTGTGCTCTGGAGGCCAAATCTGCAGCTAAGAAGGCTGAAGATTTAaagcttttaaaatattctgCCCTCTCGGAGAAGTTTTCCGTGGTGCCGATCGCGGGGGAGACGTCGGGTGCTCTCGGTCCAAAAACAGAAAAGTTTCTTCGCAAGCTCGGAGCCAAAATCTCAATGCGCACCCATGATCCTCGGGAGGCGAACTGGCTAATGCAACGGTTCTCGATTGCCATCATCCGgggaaacagtttggcaatccgccaggctACATATCTGCCATAAACATAATCCTATTGAGAAATTAATTATCGATTTTGTTATTACTAATTAATCCGAGAGAATTTTAATAGAAcaacaattatgaaaataaaacaagcaatgattaatttttttattaataatctgCTCACAGTCGATTCTGCTTCCCTTTGAGGCAGAGCCAATCTCTTTGATGGGCACACTTATTCATCTTGGAGGGCCGACTTCTTCTGTGGGCGTTCTCAATTCCGATTCAATGGCCTCACTCTGCAAAGCTTCCTCCGTTGTTTCACTTTTAAACCCAGTCTTTTGGCATTTTTCAGGCAGGATCATTCCAAACTTATATTCTGTACGCATACATTCCAATGTTTCCTGGTCTTTCGAGACCGATTGACTTGGAGTCATGTTTATAGAATTCACTTATAAGACCGCCCCATGTTAGTACCAATGGTACTATAGTTACCTTTGCGTTGTGGATTACTCCCAGTTCACTGGCAAGAAACTTGTATTTATTGAGTTTTTTATCTCAACTTGCTTGAGGTTTTTTGGGAGGTGATCCCAATTCTATAAGCGTGATATTGTTCGTCATTTTGTCGAAGTATGAAAATGTCCAGCTTGTTATTTTCGCCTTTTGTATCCGTATTTATTGTCCTGTCAACACAAATCTCCACAGAGTTATTCGCAGTTACTGACTGAACACAATGAGTTTTCAACCTTATGAAGTTCATAATTACAGTAGACTATCCatttaacgaaaaaaaatttaacgaaaatattcattttacgaaagtcaaaatatttttttacgtttttccttagataaattcaaaaataaaatttttttttctttgtattagtgaatatttaaatatttaacgaatatttaaataacgaaaattaaaattttgataaaattttaaaataatttttcctcgCTATTTCTTTGTAGTAAACCATGTGTGCAAGGGTgaacaatatgaagaaaaaaaaaactggaagttATTGATTTCAAGAAGAATAATCCTGCTGTTAcaaaaaaagtattaaatttaaatcaccttacaattaaagataataaaagtgaaattatgaTTGAGTTTCCTGTCTGTGCACCTGTCGTCTGCGAAGAAAACGCGTATCTTGATACAATACAATGTGAGGAAGAAAATGAGCATGAAGAAATAGATAGCACAAATGACAATCCCATTGGTTATGCAGATGCacttaaatatttggaaaatattgaaaatattttttgcaagaaTCTGGTGAACATATTCACCTAGTTacaaatttgagaaatatattggcaaaaattaaaaagaaggaaCCTAAAATTACCGATTACATGacacatttttaattaaacaatttttttcgttaaattcatttaacgaatgctcaattttcattttcgttaAATGAATAGTCTACTGTACATACTTCCTGCATAAATGCAGATGTATGCACTTACAGAGAATCACGCATTCTATAAATTTCTAGACTGTAGCACACTTATAAAATCAAATAactttttgaaatttcaaagataATTGAAAAATGAATAAAGTTAATCTCCCATTTTTGAAATTTGTTGGAATTACGACAAATGGGGCTCCTTCTATGCTTGCGAACTAAAGAGCACAATTATATTACTCCAAAAAGAAATGTAGAATCTTGGTATTCAGCACACTTTGATTAAGATTCACTGTGTTATTCATTAAGAGGCGGTTGCTAAATCATTCAATGGCAGTGGATGctgcttttaattttattttatcccatGGCTTAAATAATCGGCATTTCAGACTATTTGTAATGGATACTGAGGCAGAATATGGAGATCTCTTATACTTTTCTAATGTGAGATGTGTGACAATTTGATACTGCAATTCCACATCAAATGGAATTATTTGAAATTCAATGCGACACTCcacttaaatgaaaatattttctggatTGGATATTTTTAGTTCCACAAAAAATTTGTATGCCAAAAAATATCCACATTTAATCGACAATGCAAAGAAAATGacatttaattttatgtatacacttattctccaaaattaataatgtaaaaaattgttTAAGAACGGGAATGACTAATTTGCATCTCAATAATATATTACTTTTAGCAACTAGCAAGATTAACTTAGATTTTTGTTAAAAACTCAATTCACTTTTTGAAAATGTAAGATTTTTTGTCTGACCCAAATAAAATTttgtcattcaataaataattggCACATTTTTAGTAATGAtgcgattatttatttttaaaattgtggtTCTTATTAaatttgttctgtttttattgAACAGAATTTAATTGTTTGTTAATTTATAGTTTCCTGGTAACGAATTAGTACAAATGGGCAAAAAAGTaaactattttattctttaattttgaGAAAACAAATTCGATCAAAAAATCAACTGAACTTGAACGTTTGACTCAAATAAGTATTGCGTAACAAAATTAATTCTCAGAACTTCAAGAAGAAGCCGAacaaagaaaattagaagaataCAACCGTCAAATTGAAATTGAacgagaaaacaaaatcaaagctgTAATCTTTTCAATCTATAAAACAGAAAACAACTCAGTCAATATTTGAAACAAACCAACTCGATGAAATGCGTTCAATAATATACAACCAAAGCCAAATAGAAAAACTCAAAGAGTACGAAAACTACAAAGTTAACAAAATTCTCTAACTTAGTGGAATCGGTTTACTCGTTGTGACGGAAGTGTTGACCCATTGGACATTAAGGAAGTAAATACATTTATCTCGTTATGGCTGGAACATGGGTCAgatgatataaaagaaatattagatgCATGTTCGAAAGTGATTAATGTACATAACTCTATTCTAAGCTTTAGATGTTAAATGAAATCACATTTATTTCCAAATTTAAAGATTCGATTGATTATGAGACATatgaacaagtaaaatatttactttggtTTTCAATGCaagaaaaaatcgataaaggGACATTTAAAATACTTGAAAATGCAATTGGTCAGGACTTGGATGTAGATACTGGAAATTTAAACATTGTTTCGCGGAATAGGGACATTGTTTTTAACCTTTGGGGAAATTTAAGTAAAACTTTAAAGTCTTGTCGATGATAAACTCTTAAAGGGTCACAAGTCACCACTTTCCTCTTATAAATTTAACATTTGAAATATCTCGGAGCATACAATCATCAGATGTGGCGATTAGACTACTATGGGAGAGTTATGACATGCTAACCTGCACTTCCCAAAGTTATAAAATCAGAAAACATCCGAAAAATCAAAATTCAATACGAATCGTGACAAATTGCACAAATTCTGACAGTTTAATTATTATTGACTTATATCAGTCACAAAAAACGATTCCGAACTTGAATCGGACCAAGTAGGCAAtttaattgtattaaaataactaaaatgattttaataagaccaaagaaaaagaattagaaaGCAACATTAATGGCAACCAAGAAATAGTCGAaagtgactgtgaagacccagaAGGTTGTTTATTtgagattattttagatttatGGGAATTTGGAGAATTTGACTTAGACTCTGAAATTATGGATATGCGTTGTTATCGAACTATAGGAGGACTGTACCATTTGGAATTGCTAAGTCTTCCCCCTCAACCaataataattaatcaaaatctgaaaatgaaaatatgtatggtcaataatgatattttaaagtggctgaagattgttacTTACAAAAGATAATGTATGCTGTGGACGATATTCctcaaactgaaaaaaataaagttatgaaCGGAACCTCAATTCGAATAAATTTCAAGTTATATTATTTTAGCTTAAACGTAGACTACCAAATAACGTTCTTATAACTGAACAGCCTGAAATAGCATGTTGGGACGAGAAAGAACTTAATTGGAGAACAGACTGGACGTCAAATGTAACATTCGAAGAGGGTTTTGTTTTGGTGTTATTTTTTTGATAATCGAATGCTgacattttatttgaaaaaaataagtccGTTCGCGATGATGCAAGACCGATATATTCACATGCCATACCAGTCGTGGGAAATAAGACCAAAGTCCGTCAATCACGTGT carries:
- the LOC118761444 gene encoding axonemal 84 kDa protein-like, whose translation is MIEFPVCAPVVCEENAYLDTIQCEEENEHEEIDSTNDNPIGYADALKYLENIENIFCKNLWNRFTRCDGSVDPLDIKEVNTFISLWLEHGSDDIKEILDAFTKNDSELESDQVGNLITKEKELESNINGNQEIVESDCEDPEGCLFEIILDLWEFGEFDLDSEIMDMRCYRTIGGLYHLELLSLPPQPIIINQNLKALYDFGINIFPSEDSNYFLQMNKKVEFLSKFKEKKNNRQTIF